A window of the Candidatus Latescibacter sp. genome harbors these coding sequences:
- a CDS encoding DUF362 domain-containing protein codes for MKRRDFIKTSALAGAGALAVAGCSSMKKAAPYTGPGFDLHPFIKAHPEAVFIKLTSVESKTDSRAIHDTAFNLAKELFVQTTAGGYPNSTKIVCKPNWTCNPLVGGKAAPEQLGINTDKNFIEGFCQAVREKGPQQVYLHECACPGDWAVHGWPQMAQANNFILRDLTSRDLWEYKIGEDLHFVKVPNGVVFKEIAFQVPVNQPGTFLIDIAKFKAHGMGITASIKNLQGLSGKRFHEFCGGSNSIFKGYDKRYHPYFHTDYMEHVKALTDKHVKAGIPRWDKPGEKNYLTGFYMEQWVQRMLDSLSVTKTNLCMVEGIYGRDGDGFAGGPHDGKAQDYISNNVIFGLDPFRVDIITHWLAGHEPGNFGLFHIGIERGMSKVLDPNDIPLYLWDEGKATLRKLDTFKRTDLVTYYMQRNYNGVAEPRFHLCNEPFDYSAWKSGKKMTDARPSVNDLGTDAFGKRVMEVSLPEKEDVYVDVLNRNGEVVWRLVADGLEPGVHQVVWDGFGKPGIYTVYVKGMGWDVARQAATYS; via the coding sequence ATGAAACGGAGAGATTTTATCAAAACATCCGCACTGGCGGGGGCGGGCGCGCTGGCTGTGGCCGGCTGTTCCTCGATGAAGAAGGCCGCGCCATATACCGGCCCCGGGTTCGATCTGCACCCGTTTATCAAGGCTCATCCCGAGGCGGTGTTTATCAAGCTCACCTCGGTGGAATCGAAAACGGACAGCCGTGCGATCCACGATACCGCATTCAACCTGGCCAAAGAGCTTTTCGTCCAGACCACAGCGGGGGGCTATCCAAACTCAACCAAGATCGTCTGCAAACCCAACTGGACATGCAATCCGCTGGTCGGCGGTAAAGCGGCGCCGGAGCAGCTCGGCATCAACACCGACAAGAACTTTATCGAAGGTTTCTGCCAGGCGGTGCGGGAGAAAGGGCCGCAGCAGGTTTACCTCCACGAGTGCGCATGCCCCGGAGATTGGGCGGTTCACGGCTGGCCGCAGATGGCCCAGGCCAACAATTTTATCCTCAGAGACCTGACCTCCCGCGATCTCTGGGAATATAAGATCGGTGAAGACCTCCATTTTGTCAAAGTCCCCAACGGGGTGGTTTTCAAGGAGATCGCTTTCCAGGTTCCGGTGAACCAGCCGGGTACCTTCCTCATCGATATCGCCAAATTCAAAGCCCACGGCATGGGAATCACCGCCTCCATCAAGAACCTTCAGGGGCTGAGCGGGAAACGATTCCACGAATTCTGCGGGGGATCCAACAGCATTTTCAAGGGTTACGACAAACGCTATCATCCCTATTTCCACACAGATTATATGGAACATGTCAAGGCGCTTACCGACAAACATGTGAAGGCGGGTATCCCGCGATGGGACAAACCAGGAGAAAAGAATTACCTGACCGGTTTTTACATGGAGCAGTGGGTTCAGCGCATGCTCGATTCCCTGAGCGTCACCAAAACCAACCTGTGCATGGTTGAGGGAATTTACGGGCGCGACGGCGACGGGTTCGCGGGCGGCCCCCACGACGGCAAAGCGCAGGATTACATATCCAACAATGTCATATTCGGCCTGGACCCGTTCCGGGTGGACATCATCACCCACTGGCTGGCGGGTCATGAGCCGGGGAATTTCGGGCTTTTCCATATCGGCATCGAGCGCGGCATGTCCAAGGTTCTCGATCCCAACGACATCCCGCTGTACCTGTGGGATGAGGGGAAAGCCACCCTCCGTAAACTCGATACGTTCAAGAGAACCGATCTGGTGACCTACTACATGCAGCGGAACTATAACGGAGTCGCCGAACCGCGTTTCCATCTCTGCAACGAGCCGTTCGACTATTCCGCCTGGAAATCCGGCAAAAAGATGACCGACGCCCGCCCTTCGGTAAACGACCTGGGAACTGACGCCTTCGGTAAACGGGTCATGGAAGTCTCCCTCCCCGAGAAAGAGGATGTCTATGTGGATGTCCTGAACCGTAACGGCGAGGTAGTCTGGCGGCTGGTCGCCGACGGGCTCGAGCCGGGAGTGCACCAGGTGGTCTGGGACGGTTTCGGCAAGCCGGGAATCTACACTGTCTATGTCAAAGGGATGGGCTGGGATGTGGCGCGGCAGGCAGCGACATATTCCTGA
- a CDS encoding metal ABC transporter substrate-binding protein, with protein sequence MKSHSFLILSILIISTLSTSLFAAPIRIVAALPDLGSIASYIGGDKVAVSTIAKANSNPHSVEVFPSYMAQVSKASVYLKSGLALDQWSDAIIDGSRNNRIVAIDCSEGIAVLEKPTGKVDASMGDVHAFGNPHYWLNPENGIMIAQNIATVLQKVDPVNTAYYSSRLEQFRKECLDKISAWKEKLKSLRGAKIMTYHSSWAYFADAFGFSIVAKVEPFPGIPPSGNHLAKLVKVIKNENVSFIIQEPYFSDDALRFLNRQTGVKVFKCAPSCSDIKLTSYFEHFDEIVNQLAAAAGGK encoded by the coding sequence ATGAAATCGCATTCTTTTCTCATCTTATCAATACTTATTATTTCCACACTCTCCACCTCTTTATTCGCTGCTCCAATCCGCATTGTGGCCGCATTGCCCGATCTCGGTTCGATAGCATCGTATATCGGCGGAGATAAGGTGGCGGTTTCAACAATCGCGAAGGCTAATTCAAATCCTCATTCAGTAGAGGTTTTCCCATCGTATATGGCCCAGGTTTCAAAGGCTTCGGTTTACTTGAAAAGCGGATTAGCGCTTGATCAATGGTCCGACGCGATAATCGATGGGTCGCGAAACAACAGGATAGTTGCCATCGATTGCTCCGAAGGAATTGCGGTTCTTGAGAAACCGACCGGGAAGGTTGATGCTTCAATGGGAGATGTCCACGCTTTTGGCAATCCGCATTACTGGCTGAATCCGGAAAATGGTATCATGATTGCACAGAACATCGCTACGGTACTCCAGAAGGTCGATCCCGTGAACACCGCTTACTACTCTTCACGATTAGAGCAGTTCAGAAAGGAGTGTCTTGACAAAATTTCAGCATGGAAAGAGAAACTGAAATCGCTCAGGGGTGCAAAGATCATGACATATCATTCTTCCTGGGCATATTTCGCTGATGCCTTTGGTTTTTCGATAGTCGCAAAAGTTGAACCCTTCCCCGGCATACCACCAAGCGGTAATCACCTTGCCAAATTAGTCAAAGTTATCAAGAACGAAAATGTCTCATTTATTATTCAGGAACCTTACTTTTCCGATGATGCGCTGCGTTTTCTTAATCGTCAAACCGGCGTGAAAGTGTTCAAATGCGCTCCTTCATGTTCGGATATTAAATTGACATCGTATTTTGAGCACTTCGACGAAATTGTCAATCAATTGGCTGCTGCAGCAGGAGGGAAATAA
- a CDS encoding AAA family ATPase, with protein MIDKLVLENFTAFSKLDISFSPGINIFIGENGTGKTHVLKVLYSVLAATQEEKTISTKMVSVFLPDRNWLNGLVKRDNKSVVAKFTVCKNGKELDCEIGSSTFISNHQKEWDEMEKDNAIFIPVKEMLANAPGFNSLYKEREVHFEEVYADIISKALLPKKREITPPYDDLSKKLEKIMGGSIYAKDEQFYLQGNSFDLEFPLLAEGMRKLGLLWILLQNGSLDKGSVLFWDEPEANMNPSLVKIIIEVLLELQRNGVQIFIATHNYIVLKELDIQKKTDDKVRFFSFLRNESDISVQFGGNYLDIVPNKISEAYTEVYNKVVQISLGGNS; from the coding sequence ATGATTGATAAACTCGTATTAGAAAATTTTACTGCTTTTTCCAAGCTGGATATTTCGTTTTCTCCGGGTATCAACATTTTTATCGGGGAAAACGGCACCGGAAAAACGCATGTTTTGAAAGTACTCTATTCTGTTCTTGCGGCTACACAGGAAGAGAAAACAATAAGTACAAAAATGGTATCTGTGTTTTTACCGGATAGAAACTGGTTGAATGGTCTTGTAAAACGAGATAATAAATCTGTTGTTGCCAAATTTACTGTATGTAAAAATGGAAAAGAATTGGATTGCGAAATCGGCAGTTCCACTTTTATAAGCAACCATCAGAAAGAATGGGATGAAATGGAAAAAGATAATGCCATCTTCATTCCTGTGAAGGAAATGCTGGCGAATGCCCCTGGATTCAATTCTCTTTATAAAGAGCGAGAAGTGCATTTCGAAGAAGTGTATGCAGATATTATTTCAAAGGCATTATTACCTAAAAAGCGTGAAATCACACCCCCTTATGATGATCTGAGTAAAAAGCTTGAAAAAATCATGGGTGGGAGTATCTATGCAAAGGATGAACAGTTTTATCTTCAAGGCAATTCTTTCGATCTTGAGTTTCCCCTTTTAGCTGAGGGTATGCGTAAACTGGGTCTCTTATGGATTCTTCTTCAAAACGGCAGCCTGGATAAAGGTTCCGTTCTCTTCTGGGATGAACCTGAAGCAAATATGAATCCTTCGCTGGTAAAAATCATAATAGAGGTTCTCTTGGAATTACAGCGCAACGGGGTTCAAATCTTCATTGCAACGCATAATTATATTGTATTGAAAGAACTTGACATCCAGAAAAAAACTGATGATAAAGTCAGATTCTTTTCTTTCCTGCGGAATGAGAGTGATATTTCTGTTCAGTTCGGCGGAAATTATTTGGATATCGTTCCGAACAAAATTTCTGAAGCGTATACGGAAGTATATAATAAAGTAGTTCAGATAAGTTTGGGAGGGAATTCTTAA
- a CDS encoding metal ABC transporter permease translates to MMIFHYPFMFPALAVCLILAGIHTYFGYHIVQRGVIFIDLSLSQIAALGACIALLFGWSENAPYKAYMVSLGFTFGGAIFFAFLRKIQNIVPMEALIGITYAGAIAISLLVLEKLATGTEHIQEMLVGTILTVSWHDVLELGIIVIVVGIVHWLSKERLFTISENPDKAVKQKLRLWWWDIVFYATFGIVVTSSVKIAGVLLIFSLLTIPAVTAMISTTGTLRRVVFGWVFGLLGCILGLEISFRGDFAAGPAIIATLLALLLLFAGAASLIRKAISLTRQF, encoded by the coding sequence ATGATGATTTTTCACTATCCTTTTATGTTTCCCGCTTTGGCTGTCTGTTTGATTTTGGCGGGTATTCATACTTATTTTGGATACCATATCGTTCAGCGCGGGGTTATTTTTATTGATCTTTCCCTTTCGCAAATCGCTGCTCTTGGAGCGTGTATAGCATTGTTATTCGGCTGGAGCGAAAATGCTCCTTACAAAGCTTATATGGTAAGCTTGGGGTTTACATTTGGTGGCGCCATTTTTTTTGCTTTTCTGCGAAAAATTCAAAATATCGTTCCAATGGAAGCGCTTATAGGTATAACATACGCTGGTGCGATCGCGATATCTTTGCTTGTATTGGAAAAGTTGGCCACCGGCACGGAACACATCCAGGAAATGCTGGTCGGCACTATCTTGACTGTATCATGGCATGATGTTTTGGAATTGGGCATAATTGTGATCGTAGTTGGGATAGTTCACTGGTTGTCAAAAGAAAGACTGTTCACGATATCGGAAAATCCAGACAAGGCGGTTAAACAAAAATTGCGGCTGTGGTGGTGGGATATAGTCTTTTACGCGACATTCGGGATAGTAGTTACCTCATCGGTCAAGATTGCCGGTGTGTTGCTTATTTTCTCTTTGTTGACCATCCCTGCTGTCACCGCAATGATCAGCACGACAGGTACTCTTAGGCGCGTTGTATTTGGATGGGTGTTCGGTCTGTTGGGTTGCATATTGGGCCTGGAGATTTCTTTTCGTGGTGATTTTGCCGCAGGCCCGGCGATAATTGCTACTTTACTTGCGCTGTTGCTCTTGTTTGCAGGGGCGGCATCACTCATCAGAAAAGCCATCTCACTTACCAGACAGTTCTAA
- a CDS encoding carbohydrate-binding family 9-like protein: MNLRTAVILAASFTVSASGVFAAPPEYTAMKAGSKMIMDGILDEPAWQQAQSVGPFKFQWYKSGEQEQTEAKILWDDERIYFSFKCDDKYVSAEQYSPNSGVSRDDCCEAFVAPVPEGPERLDYINYEINCIGTWLTGYHAKSRNQNLKGWEGLHLVIGRYIKGTCNKDDDIDQGWVLEFSVPWEHFKDFGAKFPPKDRQVIYVGLHRCGGKTNPQYSQWAPSQTPTPNYHRPEDFGKVTFSTKVLK, translated from the coding sequence ATGAACCTCAGGACAGCAGTTATCCTCGCAGCTTCCTTCACTGTATCAGCTTCCGGCGTTTTTGCCGCCCCGCCCGAATACACCGCCATGAAAGCGGGAAGCAAAATGATCATGGACGGCATCCTCGATGAACCGGCCTGGCAGCAGGCGCAATCGGTCGGACCGTTCAAGTTCCAATGGTACAAGTCCGGGGAGCAGGAGCAGACCGAAGCAAAAATCCTGTGGGATGACGAGCGCATATACTTCTCGTTCAAGTGCGATGACAAGTATGTTTCCGCCGAGCAGTACAGCCCGAACAGCGGGGTGTCGCGGGATGACTGCTGCGAGGCGTTCGTCGCCCCCGTGCCGGAAGGGCCGGAGCGTCTCGACTACATCAATTACGAGATTAACTGCATCGGCACCTGGCTCACCGGCTATCATGCCAAATCCCGCAACCAGAACCTCAAAGGATGGGAGGGTCTCCATCTGGTTATCGGGCGGTACATTAAGGGAACCTGCAACAAGGACGACGATATCGACCAGGGCTGGGTGCTTGAATTCTCGGTGCCGTGGGAGCATTTCAAGGATTTCGGGGCAAAATTCCCGCCCAAAGACAGGCAGGTGATTTATGTGGGACTGCACCGCTGCGGCGGCAAAACCAATCCCCAGTACAGCCAGTGGGCGCCTTCCCAGACCCCGACTCCGAACTATCACCGTCCCGAGGATTTCGGGAAAGTTACGTTTTCGACCAAAGTATTGAAGTAG
- a CDS encoding carbohydrate-binding family 9-like protein, protein MYKIFLAFSVCIFSCSLTFAAPPEYTAMKAGCRMIMDGILDEPAWHRAQSVGPFKFQWYKSGEQEQTEAKIVWDDERIYFAFKCDDKYISAEQYSPNSGVSRDDCCEAFIAPVGEGQEQLDYINYEINCIGTWKVGYHADSRKKVLPSWQEPWGIEIGRYIRGTVNKDDDIDEGWVLEYSIPWSHFSEFGAKFPPKNGQVIHVGLHRTGGKTNIQYSQWSPSQTEKPQFHSPKDFGKVILSTKVLK, encoded by the coding sequence ATGTACAAGATTTTTCTTGCTTTTTCAGTATGTATATTTTCTTGTTCTTTAACCTTTGCCGCCCCGCCCGAATACACCGCCATGAAAGCGGGGTGCAGGATGATCATGGACGGCATCCTCGATGAGCCGGCCTGGCATCGGGCGCAATCGGTCGGCCCGTTCAAGTTCCAATGGTATAAGTCAGGAGAGCAGGAACAGACCGAGGCTAAAATCGTGTGGGACGACGAGCGCATCTACTTCGCGTTCAAGTGCGATGATAAGTATATTTCCGCCGAGCAGTACAGCCCGAACAGCGGGGTGTCTCGGGACGACTGCTGCGAGGCGTTCATCGCCCCGGTCGGGGAGGGGCAGGAGCAGCTCGACTATATCAATTACGAGATCAACTGCATCGGCACCTGGAAAGTGGGATATCACGCCGACTCAAGGAAGAAGGTACTCCCGAGTTGGCAGGAACCCTGGGGTATCGAGATCGGGCGGTATATCAGGGGAACTGTAAACAAGGACGACGATATCGACGAGGGCTGGGTGTTGGAGTACTCCATTCCCTGGTCGCACTTCTCCGAGTTCGGGGCGAAGTTTCCGCCCAAAAACGGTCAGGTGATCCATGTGGGGCTTCACCGCACAGGGGGAAAAACAAATATTCAGTACAGCCAGTGGTCACCCTCACAGACGGAGAAACCACAGTTCCACAGCCCCAAAGATTTCGGGAAAGTGATTCTGTCAACGAAAGTACTTAAGTAA